The following nucleotide sequence is from Deltaproteobacteria bacterium.
TGGATCGCCGCCGGCGCGCGCGCTGCGGAGTTCGTGCTGGCGCGGATGTCGAACGGCGGGCGAGATCTGCGCCGCGTGTACGAGGACGGCGAGGCGAAGATCCCCGCCTTCCTCGACGACCACGCGTCGCTCGCGCTCGCGCTTCTCGACCTGCACCGCGCGGACGGCGATCCGCGCTGGGTGGAGCGAGCGCTCGTCGTCGCGGACGAGCTCCGCGCGCGCTTCTACGACGCGAGCGCGCGCGAGCTCTTCTTCACCCCGACCCGCGACGCGACGCTGATCCTTCGCCCCGGAAGCGACGGCGACGGCGCGACCCCCGCCGCCGCGGGCCTCGCGGTGCTGGCGCTGCTGCGGCTGGTCGAGCTCACCGGCCGCGGCGATCTGCGCGAGGTGGCCGAGGCCGTGCTCGAGCGAGAGGGGCCGGTCGCCTCGCGCGCGCCGCTCTATCTGCCGACGCTGACCCGCGCGGCGGCGCTGCACGAGTCCGGCCTCGGCCTCGCGCTCGTGCTCGGCGACCCCGGCGACGCGCGAACGCAGGCGCTCGCCGCCCGCGCCCGAGCCCTGCTCGGCCCCGAGGACGCGGTCGTGATCGTGCATCCCGGCGCCCCGCCCGCCTGGCTCGCGCCCGAGCTGCTCGAGGGCCGCTCACAGCGCGCCGGCGCACCCACCGCATATCTGTGTCGCGGCCAGGTCTGCGCGCTGCCCGCGACCCGGCCGGACGAGATCCGCGCTCCCGGCATTGGCTGAGTCGGTGTCCCGGCACCCGGTGCTCGTCTTCGTCGCGCTCGCGTTCGGCTTCGGTTGGAGCCTCGAGCTGCTCGGCCGCGCGCTCGGCGGCAACGCGGGCGAGGCGCTTCGCGTCGCAGCGGGACTCGCGCCGTCGCTGGCCGGGCTCGGAGCCGCATGGCTGTGCGGCGGCCGCGCGGAGCTACGCGCGCTGGTGTCGCAGGCGCTGCGTTGGCGGGTCGAACCGTACTGGTACGGGATCGCGCTGCTCGGGCCGGTGCTGCTGTGGTGGATCGCGTTCGCCTACATCGCCGCGGTCCGGCCCTACTCCCCGGTCGACACCGCGGGCTTCGCGACCTTCTTCCCGCTCATCGCAAGTCAGCTCGCGCTCGGCGGCGGATTCGGCGAGGAGCTGGGCTGGCGCGGCTTCCTGCAGTCCATGCTCGAGCGACGCCGGAGCGTCGTGTCTGCGAGCTTGGCGGTCGGCGTGATCTGGGCGCTCTGGAGCGCGCCGGACCTCCTGCTTCCGAACGAGGGAGCGGGTGGCGTGACGCGCTTCCTCCTGTTCCCAGGCTTGTGTATCGCGTACTCGCTGATCTTCGGGCGCGTCCTGCAGGCAACGCATGGCAGCGTGCTGATCGTCGCGCTGCTCCACGCCTCGATCAACGCCGCCGAGCCCACGTGGCGAGCCGCCGTGCCCTCGCTCAGCGACTCCTCGGCGGTCTCGCTCGCCCACGCCGCCTACACGCTCTTCCTGGCGCTGGTGGCGGTGTTCGCGCGCGCCGGAGCGAGGGCCGGTGACGGCAAGCGCTCGCTCGACGACTCGGCCTGAGACGCGAACCTCGGTCGTCCTACGCCGTGTCGCGGGACGGAGGCTCGCGCGATCCCCGATCTGCGTGGCGCTTGCGTTCGCGCAGACCGCCTTCGGTCGACGGCGATCGCGACGACCGGGTGCTACGGGCGCTGTGTGAGCAGATCTCGCGCGGCGGCGATTGC
It contains:
- a CDS encoding CPBP family intramembrane metalloprotease: MPAPRPPGSRPSCSRAAHSAPAHPPHICVAARSARCPRPGRTRSALPALAESVSRHPVLVFVALAFGFGWSLELLGRALGGNAGEALRVAAGLAPSLAGLGAAWLCGGRAELRALVSQALRWRVEPYWYGIALLGPVLLWWIAFAYIAAVRPYSPVDTAGFATFFPLIASQLALGGGFGEELGWRGFLQSMLERRRSVVSASLAVGVIWALWSAPDLLLPNEGAGGVTRFLLFPGLCIAYSLIFGRVLQATHGSVLIVALLHASINAAEPTWRAAVPSLSDSSAVSLAHAAYTLFLALVAVFARAGARAGDGKRSLDDSA